Proteins from one Athalia rosae chromosome 8, iyAthRosa1.1, whole genome shotgun sequence genomic window:
- the LOC105686217 gene encoding peroxisome biogenesis factor 10 encodes MSCLSGIILAIRWWLSASYRTGEFIVYTGISSVKMLVSAVKSLNSLSTLVYEGSVLWLQDIQECVCTVQELIRSGVQSGYEIAYVVAAVTGQAILTAFALVGGLLESIHKLILLLGSSCLFLLSLPVLFLFYSLDTLLHLFKAFGSFSQYALMRLKECGTNMHTLETLVGLVVVCGLIFAIASLTRSVAQWYYKIKNVAPRLFSAWASKTWRQMKRSATITRMRRRNNDCKLQETELCIICFEKRRSMCLLPCRHLCLCITCTQSLSDPLRCPLCRQLTEDIMQVYL; translated from the exons ATGTCTTGTCTCTCCGGAATCATTTTAGCAATAAGATGGTGGTTATCAGCGAGTTATCGGACCGGCGAATTTATTGTTTACACCGGCATTTCGTCGGTTAAAATGCTAGTTAGCGCTGTCAAAAGTTTGAATTCCCTCAGTACCTTAGTTTATGAGGGGTCGGTGCTCTGGTTACAGGACATTCAGGAATGCGTGTGTACTGTGCAAGAGCTTATTCGTTCCGGTGTCCAGTCAGGGTATGAAATTGCTTATGTCGTAGCAGCAGTCACAGGCCAAGCCATATTGACAGCCTTTGCACTAGTCGGCGGCCTGTTAGAGTCGATACACAAGCTAATTCTCCTGCTGGGATCAAGCTGCCTGTTCCTGCTGTCCTTGCCTGtgctgtttttattttactctctAGACACACTGCTGCATTTATTTAAGGCATTTGGTTCCTTTTCTCAGTATGCTTTGATGAG GCTGAAGGAGTGCGGCACAAATATGCATACCCTCGAAACATTGGTTGGGCTCGTTGTGGTGTGTGGCCTGATTTTTGCCATTGCGAGCTTGACGAGGTCGGTGGCCCAGTGGTACTATAAGATCAAGAACGTGGCTCCCAGGCTATTCAGCGCATGGGCGAGCAAAACTTGGAGGCAAATGAAAAGAAGTGCCACAATAACCAGGATGAGACGGAGGAATAACGACTGTAAACTTCAAGAGACTGAATTGTGCATTATATGctttgaaaaaaggagatcgATGTGCCTCTTACCATGCAGACACCTGTGTCTTTGTATTACATGTACGCAATCACTTTCGGACCCCTTGCGCTGTCCTCTGTGCAGACAGCTCACTGAAGATATCATGCAAGTCTACTTATAA
- the LOC105686724 gene encoding phosphatidylserine lipase ABHD16A: MSVFRLLFQCIFSPRLNKIYEVGPIDKVYEPKNLERWGDQILTSFGLMWSFGLYAMPFVSTFMYRRSHPLADQVYGLSKMAAGAGIVLIASLVARGYSRASNPIYVEFIRTLNKAKVHYSSDSKQQLLKYDFEFWAWPVDFDINTDVSDGGRKKHLVIVGRNESARGSRELLMALPCRLLSYILAHTFALKLMYPGSISILNYAMGSTLLQGRVDLIKKGGERSKLVTADGNAIDTMFVDQRNKSDNGNILTIACEGNCGFYEIGIMGTPLSKGYSVLGWNHPGFGGSTGAPYPSQEQNGIDCVITYAIKHLGFPENQIILYGWSIGGYTATWAAMHYPSILSLVLDATFDDVLPLAISRMPKPLEGLVRATVRDHLNLNIAEQLVRYHGPVLLIRRTDDEMVCVTESPDVSGTENTEDNNVAWNRGNHLLAKLLTRRYPYLLRGSPEISLLRKFLSVSSSHARRSILDQTGVDEDTCLEMIKQHLSLHNGAVAYPSDFGADFELPDRLRLTLFLATKYMKDQHSQHCTPLVRELFHTGWDPASLVKTP, encoded by the exons ATGTCCGTGTTCAGATTACTGTTTCAATGTATATTTAGTCCAAGGCTCAATAAGATTTACGAAGTGGGCCCAAttgac AAAGTTTACGAACCGAAGAATTTGGAGCGATGGGGAGACCAAATACTAACTTCT TTTGGCCTGATGTGGTCCTTTGGTCTCTACGCGATGCCATTCGTTTCTACTTTCATGTATCGCCGTAGCCACCCTTTAGCTGACCAGGTCTACGGCTTGTCGAAGATGGCTGCAGGAGCTGGAATAGTATTAATCGCGTCATTGGTAGCACGTGGTTATTCTCGAGCCTCAAATCCAATATACGTTGAGTTTATTAGGACCCTGAACAAGGCAAAGGTACACTATAGTTCTGACAGTAAACAGCAGCTGCTTAAGTACGACTTTGAATTTTGGGCCTGGCCAGTCGACTTTGATATCAACACCGATGTcag TGACGGAGGTCGGAAAAAGCACCTAGTCATTGTCGGCAGAAATGAGAGCGCCCGGGGTAGTAGAGAGCTTTTGATGGCGTTACCGTGCAGACTGCTATCTTATATTCTTGCGCATACTTTTGCCTTAAAGCTGATGTATCCTGGAAGTATTTCTATTTTGAATTATGCTATGG GCTCAACGTTGCTGCAAGGTAGAGTTGATCTAATAAAGAAAGGTGGAGAACGGTCCAAACTAGTTACGGCTGATGGAAATGCCATCGACACCATGTTCGTCGACCAGCGCAACAA ATCAGATAACGGCAATATTCTGACTATAGCGTGTGAAGGAAATTGTGGATTTTATGAGATTGGAATCATGGGCACGCCACTGAGCAAGGGTTATTCGGTACTAGGATGGAATCACCCAGGATTCGGGGGAAGCACG GGTGCCCCATATCCATCGCAGGAACAGAATGGAATCGATTGTGTGATCACCTATGCGATAAAACATTTAGGATTCCCAGAAAATCAGATAATACTCTACGGCTGGAGCATCGGGGGGTACACAGCGACCTGGGCAGCGATGCATTATCCCTCCATTTTAAGCCTG GTTCTGGACGCCACATTCGATGACGTTCTACCCCTAGCGATTTCGAGGATGCCGAAGCCGCTGGAAGGTCTGGTTCGTGCCACCGTCAGAGATCACCTAAATTTGAACATAGCCGAACAATTAGTCAG ATATCACGGTCCAGTCCTTCTGATCAGAAGAACCGATGACGAAATGGTTTGCGTCACCGAAAGCCCGGATGTTTCTGGTACAGAAAATACGGAGGATAACAACGTCGCGTGGAATCGCGGCAATCATTTGCTAGCTAAATTATTAACGCGTCGTTATCCATATTTGCTGCGTGGCTCGCCTGAAATTTCGCTCCTCAGAAAATTCCTTTCCGTATCGAGCTCCCACGCTCGCA GATCTATACTCGACCAGACGGGAGTGGACGAGGACACATGTCTTGAAATGATAAAGCAACACTTGAGTCTGCACAACGGAGCGGTTGCATATCCCTCCGACTTTGGGGCAGATTTTGAACTCCCCGACAGACTCAGACTCACTTTATTTCTA gCGACAAAATACATGAAAGATCAACACTCCCAGCATTGCACACCGTTGGTCAGGGAGCTTTTTCACACCGGTTGGGACCCTGCGTCTCTCGTCAAGACTCCTTAG
- the LOC105686216 gene encoding ran GTPase-activating protein 1 produces MSSFGFSEIQKQLQQATEKTCQTGVSFNGKSLKLNSENDAEIVVKAIQECPSLEYLDLEGNTLGPDAAKAVANALEKKGSSLKRALWKDMFTGRMKTEIPLALEYLGAGLCVAGTRLVELDLSDNAFGPIGVRGLAILLSSSACYTLRELRLNNNGLGITGGKMLAKALLDCHANSSKENPAAPLALRVFIAGRNRLENEGAEALAEVFTLLKTLEEISMPQNGIYHRGVSALAKAFSANPMLKILNLNDNTVGPKGARALAKALPNLSELERINLGDCLLKTRGAIVLAEALAIDGAQPNLIELNLSYNEIGASSADAIVAAIANKHDLETLVLDGNTFGQKGRRTLTEGWQTNARQKVSFVATLEEDESESEEESKSGSESENDDEDESSDQEAKTSETEKEEDENKEKDSKEVTVQDFLKSPSAENLLRLQGDKIQLILKHAEGSDNGEEESETYIEELVKSVMKVSSLCSSGYMDARIEAERLTEALYTDLFAFATTNDQVPRLNNALLINLGLIKSENKAAGRIDWNLEGCFKALESMSLKEFFLPQTVDTLKVFIERPAKSGRPWADPFQEAKASLKTVLDQIRST; encoded by the exons ATGAGTTCATTCGGTTTCAGTGAGATACAAAAACAGCTACAACAGGCCACTGAAAAAACGTGCCAAACTGGCGTCTCTTTCAATGGAAAATCGCTCAAACTGAACAGCGAAAATGATG CTGAAATTGTGGTCAAAGCTATCCAGGAATGTCCGAGCCTGGAATACCTGGATTTGGAAGGAAATACCTTAGGTCCGGATGCGGCAAAGGCAGTTGCAAATGCATTGGAGAAGAAAGGCTCTTCTTTGAAACGAGCCCTCTGGAAAGACATGTTCACCGGGCGCATGAAAACGGAGATACCACTCGCCCTGGAATACTTGGGAGCAGGACTTTGCGTCGCCGGAACACGTCTCGTCGAACTTGACCTCAGCGACAATGCTTTTGGTCCCATCGGAGTTCGGGGCTTAGCTATTTTGCTGAGTTCCAGTGCATGCTACACCCTCAGAGAACTGAGGCTAAATAATAACGGCCTTGGTATAACCGGTGGAAAAATGTTGGCCAAAGCTCTGCTCGACTGCCACGCAAATAGTTCTAAAGAAAATCCCGCAG CACCTCTAGCCCTGCGAGTTTTTATCGCTGGACGTAATCGATTGGAAAATGAAGGAGCCGAAGCATTGGCTGAGGTTTTCACACTGCTCAAGACACTGGAGGAAATTTCCATGCCACAGAACGGGATCTACCATAGAGGCGTCAGCGCTCTGGCAAAAGCATTTTCGGCAAACCCGATGTTGAAGATTTTGAACCTAAATGACAACACAGTTGGACCGAAAGGAGCGCGAGCCTTAGCCAAGGCTTTGCCGAACCTGTCAGAACTGGAGCGTATTAATCTAGGAGATTGCTTACTCAAGACACGTGGAGCAATCGTTCTAGCTGAAGCCCTGGCGATAGACGGAGCGCAACCCAATCTCATAGAACTGAATCTAAGCTACAACGAGATCGGAGCTTCCAGCGCAGACGCGATAGTCGCAGCCATTGCGAATAAACACGATCTGGAAACTCTGGTGTTGGACGGAAATACGTTCGGCCAAAAAGGGAGACGCACTTTGACCGAAGGTTGGCAGACCAATGCCCGCCAGAAAGTGTCGTTTGTAGCAACCCTCGAGGAGGACGAGTCGGAGAGCGAGGAGGAAAGTAAAAGTGGAAGCGAAAGCGAGAATGACGATGAAGACGAGAGCAGTGATCAAGAAGCCAAAACTTCTGAGACCGAGAAAGAGGAGgacgaaaacaaagaaaaagattctAAAGAAGTCACTGTTCAGGACTTTTTGAAGAGTCCATCCGCCGAAAATCTACTTCGACTACAGGGCGATAAAATACAGTTGATCTTGAAGCACGCCGAG GGTTCGGACAACGGTGAAGAGGAGAGCGAAACATATATAGAGGAATTGGTCAAATCTGTAATGAAGGTATCATCTTTATGTTCGAGTGGCTATATGGACGCGAGGATAGAAGCAGAACGACTCACGGAAGCACTCTACACAGATCTCTTTGCCTTTGCCACGACGAACGACCAAGTTCCCCGACTGAACAATGCCTTGCTAATTAATTTGGGTTTGATTAAG AGTGAGAACAAGGCTGCTGGACGCATCGACTGGAATCTCGAGGGGTGTTTCAAAGCGCTGGAGTCGATGAGcctgaaagaatttttccttccccAAACCGTGGACACTTTGAAAGTGTTCATTGAAAGGCCCGCGAAATCTGGGCGGCCCTGGGCAGACCCATTCCAGGAAGCCAAAGCTTCGCTCAAAACAGTTCTCGATCAAATACGGTCGACTTAA